From one Lycium barbarum isolate Lr01 chromosome 6, ASM1917538v2, whole genome shotgun sequence genomic stretch:
- the LOC132644011 gene encoding probable aspartic proteinase GIP2 produces the protein MVSKINSLSFFVSLLLLFSHSTAKTPLRPRAFLFPVTKDEATKQYVTVINQRTPLVPGYVSSSYKPVPCGSVTCKRSLSGACVESCFDPLSPGCNNNTCSHIPYNPFIRTSNGGELAQHIVSLQSTNGSNPGKFVSANGVVFDCAPTSLLEGLAKRVKGTIGLGNGYVGFPTQLAKAFCVPRKFAICFSSSTNSHRVMFFGDSPYVFLPGMDVSK, from the exons ATGGTTTCCAAAATAAATTCTCTATCCTTCTTTGTTTCTTTGCTCCTATTATTTTCCCATTCCACAGCCAAAACACCTCTGAGACCTCGAGCATTTCTTTTTCCAGTAACCAAAGATGAAGCCACTAAACAATATGTCACTGTCATTAACCAAAGAACACCTCTTGTGCCA GGATATGTTAGCTCATCTTATAAACCTGTCCCTTGTGGTTCTGTCACTTGTAAACGTTCATTATCCGGTGCCTGTGTTGAATCGTGTTTTGATCCTCTTTCACCAGGGTGCAATAATAATACTTGTTCACATATTCCTTATAACCCATTTATTCGTACCAGCAATGGTGGTGAACTTGCTCAGCATATTGTTTCACTTCAATCCACTAATGGGTCAAATCCTGGTAAATTTGTATCAGCAAATGGAGTAGTTTTTGACTGTGCTCCTACTTCTCTTCTTGAAGGACTAGCAAAGCGTGTCAAAGGGACTATTGGACTTGGAAATGGTTATGTAGGATTTCCTACTCAATTGGCTAAAGCTTTTTGTGTACCCCGAAAATTCGCTATATGCTTTAGCTCATCCACAAATTCTCATAGAGTTATGTTCTTTGGTGATAGTCCTTATGTTTTTCTTCCTGGAATGGATGTTTCAAAATGA